The region GATATTGAGGATTTAGTTTTATCACCCTTGGCCGCGGCGGAAGCGGTGGTCAATAATAAGCAAAAAGAATTGGGGGTAGCCATAGTTAATATCGGCGCTTCCACGACCGGGCTGGCAGTTTATGAAGAGGGCGAACTTTTGCATACGGCGGTTTTGCCGGTCGGCTCCGAACATATCACGTCTGATGTGGCTATTGGTTTGCGCTGCCCGATAAATTTAGCGGAACGGATAAAAATGGAATACGGCAGCGCCAAATCAGACCAGTTTTCCAAGAAAGACGAGATTGATATTTCCGAGTTGGCCAAGGAAGAAGAAGTTGATGATGAAATAGGCCTTGTTTCCAGAAAATATATTTCTGAAATTATTGAAGCCCGGGTGGAAGAAATTTTTGAAAAAATTGACGAGGAGCTGAAAAAAATTGATCGGTCGGGGATGCTTCCGGCAGGAGTTTTTTTGGTCGGCGGCGGAGCCAAATTGGCTGATTTGGTGGAAGTCGGAAAGAGAAAATTGCGGTTGCCGGTCTGCCTGGGCAATACAAAAAATGTTGACACGGTAATTGACAAAGTCAATGATTTGGAATTTTTAACCGCCTTGGGTTTGGTTGTCTGGGGAGATCATCTTTCCGGAGGGAAAAGAAGCAAATGGCCCGGCGGAGAAACGATTGACAAGACAGTGGATAAAATGAAAAAATGGTTT is a window of Patescibacteria group bacterium DNA encoding:
- the ftsA gene encoding cell division protein FtsA — protein: MKQDIIAGLDIGSTAVRLVVGQRVMGGEGEKLQVIGAVSVSAEGINRGIVNSIEDATSSISACLEKAERLIGAPLNSVWVSINDPHIKAVKSRGVVAVGKSDGEISEDDIERAIEAARAMSVPPNYEILHVIPVKFTVDSQEDIKDPIGMSGVRLEVETLIIQGLSSQIKNLTKAIYRTGFDIEDLVLSPLAAAEAVVNNKQKELGVAIVNIGASTTGLAVYEEGELLHTAVLPVGSEHITSDVAIGLRCPINLAERIKMEYGSAKSDQFSKKDEIDISELAKEEEVDDEIGLVSRKYISEIIEARVEEIFEKIDEELKKIDRSGMLPAGVFLVGGGAKLADLVEVGKRKLRLPVCLGNTKNVDTVIDKVNDLEFLTALGLVVWGDHLSGGKRSKWPGGETIDKTVDKMKKWFSSLIP